The DNA window AGTTATGTACTGGGACAGGGAACCATGACCATTCGATCGATCCTCCCTACTCCCATCCCCCTCCGCCTCAACTTACCACTTTTAACTACAAACGCCTTTGAATCTGAATATGCTTGTAATCCGGTTGTACTTCGTAAGCGTTGGGCTCTGCATCCGCAGcttgcaacttctccttccTACGAGCAATCCGGCGCTGCCTCCTCtggttcttgttcaaccCCTCATCGTTGTCGGACTCACTTGAAGAATCGGAGGAACTTGACCCCTCCTCGTGCTCATGCTCCTCGTGATTGTGCCCGACACactcgtcctcgtcctgAGGGTGGTAAATACAGCAtatcttcgtcttcttcctgTCGAGGTGCTCGTTATCTACAACGTCCTGCTCCCATTTGACGTTGTGCCGTGCCGCAGTAGACCCGCTCTTCTGCTCCTGTTTTGCCTTCTGATCAGCGCGTAACTTCAAAACGGGGCGCACAACGGTCTCCGTCTGCGACCCCTGTACTGTCTCTGCCGGACGGTCCATTATCACAGACAAGTGGAGAGCTGTTCCGACTACGATGCTCCCCAAGATGCCAGTAACACCACCTTCTGGGCCtccccttcttcaagatttgatcgaaaatttgaaatatatttaaatttgaacagttcgaGGTTCTTTAAGAGGCGAGTGGTTTCAGTGGCGAACAGTGGGCAACGAACAAAGGAGCAACGGCGCGATGGAGAGACTACAGCGGCTGATGATGAACGGGA is part of the Huiozyma naganishii CBS 8797 chromosome 4, complete genome genome and encodes:
- the YPI1 gene encoding type 1 protein phosphatase-activating protein YPI1 (similar to Saccharomyces cerevisiae YPI1 (YFR003C); ancestral locus Anc_8.95) translates to MDRPAETVQGSQTETVVRPVLKLRADQKAKQEQKSGSTAARHNVKWEQDVVDNEHLDRKKTKICCIYHPQDEDECVGHNHEEHEHEEGSSSSDSSSESDNDEGLNKNQRRQRRIARRKEKLQAADAEPNAYEVQPDYKHIQIQRRL